One window from the genome of Nicotiana sylvestris chromosome 9, ASM39365v2, whole genome shotgun sequence encodes:
- the LOC138878502 gene encoding uncharacterized protein, with the protein MKSRANIPQDDPNVIHLHKELHDHGQAITELTTTMNQLAKAKLQQVQGPKQVNTMEGVSMMVNKRRQKGPQVQNRVENYVQDDSGFDQDGQYNEQEEEVQYLNNFQGKRNNNRPKSTTTATTRKLEFKQSREHTVDIPEPIVPKAKAPMPRPPPPYSQRLAKTIGENQFTKFIYMMKSLSINVPLVKALEQMSGYTKSIKDLVIKKRSMNCETLKMKHQVSEIVHSMAPKLEYPDAFTIPCTIGSADFAKALCDLGASINLMPYSIFKTLAIGQPKTALMRLQMADRTIKRPLAIINDVLVRVDKFILPANIVILDREVDYEVPIILGRPFLATGKALVDVDVGDSPSGWVMKM; encoded by the exons ATGAAAAGTAGAGCAAACATTCCTCAAGACGATCCAAATGTGATTCACTTGCATAAAgaattacatgaccatgggcaagcaATTACCGAGTTGACCACCACAATGAATCAACTAGCGAAAGCtaaacttcaacaagtgcaaggtCCCAAGCAAGTAAATACAATGGAGGGAGTTAGTATGATGgtaaacaagagaaggcaaaagggTCCTCAAGTGCAAAACCGGGTTGAAAATTATGTCCAAGATGATAGTGGATTTGATCAAGATGGACAATACAATGAACAAGAGGAGGAAGTACAATATTTGAACAACTTCCAAGGGAAAAGAAACAATAATAGGCCCAAATCAACAACAACGGCGACCACAAGAAAATTGGAATTCAAGCAATCAAG GGAGCACACAGTTGATATACCAGAACCAAtagtgccaaaggctaaggcaccaatgccTAGGCCTCCTCCTCCATATTCTCAAAGGCTTGCCAAGACAATTGGTGAGAACCAATTCACAAAGTTCATTTACATGATGAAAAGTTTGTCTATTAATGTGCCATTGGTTAAGGCCTTGGAGCAAATGTCGGGTTATACAAAGTCCATAAAAGACTTGGTGATaaagaagaggtcgatgaatTGCGAGACTTTAAAGATGAAACATCAAGTGAGTGAaattgtgcactcaatggctcctaAATTGGAATATCCCGATGCTTTCACAATCCcttgtaccattgggagtgccGACTTTGCCAAAGCTTTAtgtgatcttggggcaagtatcaacttgatgccctactcgattTTCAAAACATTGGCCATTGGTCAACCAAAGACCGCATtaatgaggttacaaatggcggaCCGTACAATTAAGAGACCTTTGGCTATTATTAATGATGTGTTGGTTCGTGTTGACAAGTTCATCCTCCCGGCGAACATTGTGATTCTTGAtcgtgaagtggactatgaggtgcctattatcttgggtagacctttccttgctacggggaaggctcttGTTGATGTGGATGTCGGtgactcaccttccgggtgggtgatgaaaatgtAG